The Phyllopteryx taeniolatus isolate TA_2022b chromosome 7, UOR_Ptae_1.2, whole genome shotgun sequence genome has a segment encoding these proteins:
- the LOC133480808 gene encoding transmembrane protein 275-like, with amino-acid sequence MSPSLLHLIFSWSGPLTHFSMVLPENTCRPPATKRVPKPSARLGAHGLPSPPLCCACGLCTLLAGINITLVGAFAFGTFVPSGNPPIVIGPLLLLTALAFFAACCATSGRGPPASSAPRVKGPGRAGAAFEMETSEHTLQETTALQFSPTSSPTSSHGSDASDAALPACSGAGKDEHVRYDARMVTETPPDLNSAGE; translated from the coding sequence ATGAGTCCATCGCTTCTCCACCTGATCTTCAGCTGGTCTGGACCCCTCACACACTTCTCCATGGTGCTGCCAGAAAACACGTGCAGACCCCCCGCGACCAAGCGGGTTCCAAAACCGAGCGCGCGTCTTGGTGCCCACGGCCTGCCCTCGCCGCCCTTGTGCTGCGCGTGCGGCCTGTGCACGCTGCTGGCCGGCATCAACATCACCCTGGTAGGCGCCTTCGCTTTCGGCACCTTCGTCCCGAGCGGCAACCCCCCTATCGTCATCGGGCCGCTCCTTCTGCTGACCGCCCTGGCTTTCTTCGCGGCGTGCTGCGCCACCAGCGGCAGGGGCCCGCCGGCGAGCTCGGCCCCCCGGGTCAAGGGGCCGGGGCGGGCGGGAGCGGCCTTCGAGATGGAAACCAGCGAGCACACGCTGCAGGAGACCACGGCGCTCCAATTCAGCCCCACCAGCTCGCCAACCTCCTCGCATGGGTCCGACGCCAGTGACGCCGCGCTGCCTGCGTGCTCTGGAGCGGGCAAAGACGAGCATGTGCGTTATGACGCACGTATGGTCACTGAAACTCCACCAGACTTGAACTCTGCTGGCGAGTAG